A genome region from Cystobacter fuscus DSM 2262 includes the following:
- a CDS encoding outer membrane beta-barrel domain-containing protein: MKTAHRLLIALALVPGLALAQAPAAPATPAAPAPAPAAKPAPAKPATPANSPAVTGSAEQEAGDVSEVDKDRLGPLRERVVPVSGHLFLKKGRLELSPSATFSIKDAFYSKYIFGGVLTYHFTETLGLSLRAGYSLPTVAAAAQICTFETTGGTTTRGCRQPTFQDLDDKAPGKILLTGGLDVQWAPIYGKMSLLSEQFLHFDLYGIAGASAIQYRAPGATALTAGGNVGVGMRFFVNRWMTVRTEFRDLIYVEKARNPATTLRNQLLFELGVSFFFPNAPPES; the protein is encoded by the coding sequence ATGAAGACCGCCCACCGTCTGCTGATCGCCCTGGCCCTCGTGCCCGGGCTCGCGCTGGCCCAGGCTCCCGCCGCGCCGGCGACTCCCGCCGCGCCCGCCCCGGCTCCCGCCGCCAAGCCCGCTCCCGCCAAACCGGCCACCCCGGCCAACAGCCCCGCCGTGACCGGCTCGGCCGAGCAGGAAGCCGGTGACGTGTCGGAAGTGGACAAGGATCGGCTCGGGCCCCTGCGCGAGCGCGTGGTGCCCGTCTCCGGCCACCTCTTCCTCAAGAAGGGCCGCCTGGAGCTGAGCCCCTCGGCGACCTTCTCCATCAAGGACGCCTTCTATTCGAAGTACATCTTCGGCGGCGTGCTCACCTACCACTTCACGGAGACGCTGGGCCTGAGCCTGCGCGCCGGCTACTCCCTGCCCACGGTGGCCGCGGCCGCGCAGATCTGCACCTTCGAGACGACGGGTGGCACCACCACTCGCGGCTGCCGCCAGCCCACCTTCCAGGACCTGGACGACAAGGCGCCGGGGAAGATCCTGCTGACGGGCGGGCTCGACGTGCAGTGGGCGCCCATCTACGGGAAGATGTCGCTCTTGTCCGAGCAGTTCCTGCACTTCGACCTGTACGGCATCGCGGGTGCCTCCGCGATTCAGTACCGCGCGCCCGGCGCGACGGCGCTGACCGCGGGCGGCAACGTCGGCGTGGGCATGCGCTTCTTCGTCAACCGCTGGATGACGGTGCGCACCGAGTTCCGTGACCTCATCTATGTGGAGAAGGCCCGCAACCCGGCCACCACGCTGCGCAACCAGCTGCTGTTCGAGCTGGGTGTGTCCTTCTTCTTCCCCAACGCCCCCCCTGAATCATGA
- the gltC gene encoding adventurous gliding motility protein GltC, whose protein sequence is MKRLLKPFCLSLLGLTLTWAQPSPAQSFEGLDISQPKKKKKSSRKPRGKKPGATQAPASDESDSDDAADSSAATDSSAAPATPAAPPAEGTPAQPPSMGLDLTADTPPPTQTAPTMSFDAVDVSGKSGDRQRLDVAVSLFKNDEYDKAAMSAFEMIQDPKLAGLHMEARYVLAKALYRMGLYHSSLGEFSKILAVGPETKFFRTSLEWLFFISRKTKNEAVILDELARHANQEFPERFRSEFHYLLARYHFVRGKALDEVGRKEDADKSFNEVKRLVLLVPKTDVFYPRAKYLEGLAFFRFGNKAATASARRTDINTLGAIDSMKEVVRVTRNTAGLDAEQVSANQKLRELAFMQLGRTHYGMQQNRYALFYFNKVERGTTQWLESMFESSWANYRVGQYEQALGNLITLSSPFFREEYFPEAMILKAVIYYENCRYRESSLILQDFERTYLPVHDQLELITKKQLDASESYGVLADVQKKNKDGQEKGETDVILERILRLALTDQDLKKTNDSILELEGEMDLFSEKGDTFRYSELTKQLLEGLKVQRTALIEKAGIMAKGKLETELSALKQLLANGLRIKFETVTKEKEFLEEQLKAGGQVSIVKKYRYSVAVADDQLYWPYEGEYWRDELGTYQYTMTKGCVQRETANRNVQQASGSN, encoded by the coding sequence ATGAAACGTCTGCTCAAGCCCTTCTGCCTCTCCCTCCTCGGGCTCACGCTGACGTGGGCCCAGCCCTCGCCCGCGCAGAGCTTCGAGGGCCTGGACATCTCCCAGCCCAAGAAGAAGAAGAAGTCCTCGCGCAAGCCCCGCGGCAAGAAGCCCGGCGCCACCCAGGCTCCGGCCTCCGACGAGTCGGACTCGGATGACGCGGCGGACTCGTCGGCGGCCACGGACTCCTCGGCGGCGCCGGCGACTCCCGCGGCCCCTCCGGCCGAGGGCACCCCCGCCCAGCCTCCCTCCATGGGGTTGGATCTCACGGCGGACACGCCGCCTCCCACCCAGACCGCGCCCACCATGTCCTTCGACGCGGTGGACGTGTCCGGCAAGAGCGGAGACCGTCAGCGCCTGGACGTCGCCGTGTCGCTCTTCAAGAACGACGAGTACGACAAGGCGGCGATGAGCGCCTTCGAGATGATCCAGGATCCGAAGCTCGCCGGCCTCCACATGGAGGCGCGCTACGTGCTGGCCAAGGCCCTCTACCGCATGGGCCTGTACCACTCGTCGCTCGGTGAGTTCTCGAAGATCCTCGCGGTGGGTCCGGAGACGAAGTTCTTCCGCACCAGCCTCGAGTGGCTCTTCTTCATCAGCCGCAAGACGAAGAACGAGGCCGTCATCCTGGATGAGCTCGCGCGCCACGCCAACCAGGAGTTCCCCGAGCGCTTCCGCAGCGAGTTCCACTACCTCCTGGCCCGCTACCACTTCGTGCGTGGCAAGGCGCTCGACGAGGTGGGCCGCAAGGAGGACGCGGACAAGAGCTTCAACGAGGTCAAGCGCCTCGTGCTGCTCGTCCCCAAGACGGACGTCTTCTACCCGCGCGCCAAGTACCTCGAGGGCCTGGCCTTCTTCCGCTTCGGCAACAAGGCCGCCACCGCGTCCGCGCGCCGCACGGACATCAACACCCTGGGCGCCATCGACTCCATGAAGGAAGTGGTGCGCGTCACGCGCAACACCGCCGGCCTGGACGCGGAGCAGGTGTCGGCGAACCAGAAGCTGCGCGAGCTGGCGTTCATGCAGCTGGGCCGCACGCACTACGGCATGCAGCAGAACCGCTACGCCCTGTTCTATTTCAACAAGGTGGAGCGCGGCACCACGCAGTGGCTCGAGTCCATGTTCGAGTCCAGCTGGGCCAACTACCGCGTGGGTCAGTACGAGCAGGCGCTCGGCAACCTCATCACGCTCTCCTCGCCCTTCTTCCGCGAGGAGTACTTCCCGGAAGCGATGATCCTCAAGGCGGTCATCTATTACGAGAACTGCCGCTACCGCGAGTCGAGCCTCATCCTCCAGGACTTCGAGCGCACCTACCTGCCCGTGCATGATCAGCTGGAGCTCATCACCAAGAAGCAGCTGGACGCGAGCGAGTCCTACGGCGTGCTCGCCGACGTGCAGAAGAAGAACAAGGACGGCCAGGAGAAGGGCGAGACGGACGTCATCCTCGAGCGCATCCTGCGCCTGGCCCTCACCGACCAGGATCTCAAGAAGACGAACGACTCCATCCTCGAGCTGGAGGGGGAGATGGACCTCTTCTCCGAGAAGGGCGACACCTTCCGCTACTCCGAGCTGACCAAGCAGCTGCTCGAGGGCCTCAAGGTGCAGCGCACCGCGCTCATCGAGAAGGCCGGCATCATGGCCAAGGGCAAGCTGGAGACGGAACTCTCGGCGCTCAAGCAGCTGCTCGCCAACGGTCTGCGCATCAAGTTCGAGACCGTCACCAAGGAGAAGGAGTTCCTGGAGGAGCAGCTCAAGGCGGGCGGCCAGGTCTCCATCGTCAAGAAGTACAGGTACTCGGTGGCCGTGGCGGATGATCAGCTCTACTGGCCGTATGAGGGCGAGTACTGGCGCGACGAGCTGGGCACCTATCAGTACACGATGACCAAGGGCTGCGTGCAGCGCGAGACGGCCAACCGGAACGTCCAGCAGGCCAGCGGCAGCAACTGA
- the plsX gene encoding phosphate acyltransferase PlsX: MAIKPVTIAFDVMGSDHGPAEVIRGAAQLSLESPHIHALLVGDRAVIDDVLATTRHSGERISVQHASGFIAMDEKPGEALARKTDASVSVAARLVAEGEADALVSAGNTGACVLACARHFQLLPGVRRAALAAVYPTRMRHGGKEDPFSLILDVGATVEATADDLVTFAVMGAAYARIISRNELPKVALLSNGTESTKGPRHVVEAHAKISGLPGMQFLGNVEGVDIPKGTADVVVTDGFVGNVCLKMLEGVHETVFELAQYAHKESLRWRAGLAMLAGGIQRIKDITDWEQYGGAPVLGFDRIFIKAHGRSHARAIANAGKIAAKAAANELGKSIQQGLAR, encoded by the coding sequence ATGGCCATCAAGCCCGTCACCATTGCCTTCGACGTGATGGGGAGCGACCACGGTCCGGCCGAAGTCATCCGGGGTGCCGCGCAGCTCTCGCTGGAGTCCCCTCACATCCACGCGCTGCTGGTGGGAGACCGAGCCGTCATCGATGACGTGCTGGCGACCACCCGGCACAGCGGCGAGCGCATCTCCGTGCAGCACGCCTCGGGGTTCATCGCCATGGACGAGAAGCCGGGCGAGGCCCTGGCGCGCAAGACGGACGCCTCGGTGTCGGTGGCGGCGCGGCTGGTGGCCGAGGGCGAGGCGGATGCGCTGGTGTCCGCGGGCAACACGGGCGCGTGCGTGCTCGCGTGCGCGCGCCACTTCCAGCTCCTGCCGGGGGTGCGGCGCGCGGCGCTCGCGGCGGTGTACCCCACGCGCATGCGCCACGGCGGCAAGGAGGATCCCTTCTCGCTCATCCTCGACGTGGGCGCCACGGTGGAGGCCACCGCGGATGACCTGGTGACGTTCGCGGTGATGGGGGCGGCCTACGCGCGCATCATCTCGCGCAACGAGCTGCCCAAGGTGGCGCTCTTGTCCAATGGCACCGAGTCCACCAAGGGGCCGCGCCACGTGGTGGAGGCGCACGCGAAGATTTCCGGGCTGCCGGGCATGCAGTTCCTCGGCAACGTGGAGGGCGTGGACATCCCCAAGGGCACCGCGGACGTGGTGGTGACGGACGGCTTCGTGGGCAACGTGTGCCTGAAGATGCTCGAGGGCGTGCACGAGACGGTGTTCGAGCTGGCCCAGTACGCGCACAAGGAGAGCCTGCGCTGGCGCGCGGGCCTGGCGATGCTGGCCGGCGGCATCCAGCGCATCAAGGACATCACCGACTGGGAACAGTACGGAGGGGCGCCGGTGCTCGGCTTCGATCGCATCTTCATCAAGGCCCATGGCCGCTCGCACGCGCGCGCCATCGCCAACGCGGGGAAGATCGCCGCCAAGGCGGCCGCCAACGAGCTGGGCAAGTCCATCCAGCAGGGTCTGGCGCGGTGA
- a CDS encoding phosphatase domain-containing protein, which produces MSLPDRIDPRPPRRIYRWDLDKTYLQTEFDSFRDILRTAFQKAHEKQAVPGASALIRELSANGDSRLCIVSGSPRQMRSVLEEKLKLDGVVWDEFVLKDNVGNLMRGRFRALRGQVGYKLPAILESRALAPLEAEEVLFGDDAEADAFIYSLYADMVAGRVDERVLSQILSQAAVYPDEVERVHAAWKKISVADPVRRIFIHLDRLTPPAHFADYGPRVVPIFNYFQAALVLLADGHLTAPQVIKVAVEMVQTAGHNIITLSNSFQDLLRRGLPLQQAAAALVQALEGPNALLQALRPMPDIISAFTKRLAALGTEPAPPPARAVDYLAMLHHALPRTHKARKPPPA; this is translated from the coding sequence GTGAGCCTCCCGGACCGCATCGATCCCCGGCCCCCGCGGCGCATCTACCGCTGGGATCTGGACAAGACCTACCTGCAGACGGAGTTCGACTCCTTCCGGGACATCCTGCGCACGGCCTTCCAGAAGGCCCACGAGAAGCAGGCCGTGCCGGGCGCGTCCGCGCTCATCCGCGAACTGTCGGCCAATGGCGACTCGCGCCTGTGCATCGTCTCGGGCAGCCCCCGGCAGATGCGCTCGGTGCTCGAGGAGAAGCTCAAGCTGGACGGGGTGGTGTGGGACGAGTTCGTCCTCAAGGACAACGTGGGCAACCTGATGCGCGGGCGCTTCCGGGCGCTGCGCGGGCAGGTGGGCTACAAGCTGCCCGCCATCCTCGAGAGCCGCGCGCTCGCGCCCCTGGAGGCCGAGGAGGTGCTCTTCGGGGATGACGCCGAGGCGGATGCCTTCATCTACTCGCTCTACGCGGACATGGTCGCCGGGCGCGTGGACGAGCGGGTGCTCTCGCAGATCCTCTCCCAGGCGGCGGTGTACCCGGACGAGGTGGAGCGGGTGCACGCGGCGTGGAAGAAGATTTCCGTGGCGGATCCCGTGCGGCGCATCTTCATCCACCTGGATCGGCTCACGCCGCCCGCGCACTTCGCGGACTACGGCCCGCGCGTGGTGCCCATCTTCAACTACTTCCAGGCCGCGCTGGTGCTCCTGGCGGATGGCCACCTCACCGCCCCCCAGGTCATCAAGGTCGCCGTGGAGATGGTGCAGACGGCGGGGCACAACATCATCACCCTGTCCAACTCGTTCCAGGACTTGCTGCGCCGGGGCCTGCCCCTGCAGCAGGCGGCGGCGGCGCTGGTGCAGGCGCTCGAGGGGCCCAACGCGCTGCTCCAGGCGCTGCGGCCCATGCCGGACATCATCTCGGCCTTCACCAAGCGGCTCGCCGCGCTGGGCACCGAGCCCGCGCCGCCCCCCGCGCGCGCGGTGGACTACCTGGCCATGCTCCACCACGCCCTGCCGCGCACCCACAAGGCGCGCAAGCCTCCACCGGCATGA